In Paraflavitalea devenefica, the following are encoded in one genomic region:
- a CDS encoding glycosyl hydrolase has translation MKKLSFIACLLLVTAVQAQIKWPAITQTAKPWTRWWWEGSAVNKAGLSGLMRQYQEAGLGGLEITPIYGVRGAEQQFIPFLSTKWVGMLEYTLQEAKRLNMGIDMATGTGWPFGGPWVTPEDACKNVNLKTWNLKGGEQLTEKITFTQQPLVRTVSGKPVDIKTLTWPIATNKNLQEYAFDQVRYEKQLPVTLLMGYDEQGNSQDLTAKVSADGTLNWTAPVGNWTLYGLFQGWHGKMVERAAPGGEGDVIDHFSLPALQHYLQYFDKAFAGKGVKGIRSFFNDSYEVDDARGQANWTPGILQAFQQRRGYDLRKELPALYGKDTKEKNERVLSDYRQTISELLLEKFTTPWHSWAKAKGALIRNQSHGSPANILDLYGAIDIPETEGTDILRFKFATSTAHVMGKPLASAEAATWLNEHFLSTLGDVKLALDKYFVGGVNHIFYHGTNYSPKDDPWPGWLFYAAVHFHPNNPFWKDFPTLNQYVARCQSFLQAGKPDNDVLLYFPIYDRFAEPGRDLLHHFDGMEGFENTDFKNSAAWMLEKGYAFDIFSDKQLQQVKNNGTGLLSGGNAYKTILLAETKYLPLETLQKLVTLAQNGATVIVHKTLPGDVPGYGTLDKRQAAFKNLLAQLKFTRANGMQQAVLGKGKFILGDNLQQLLTAAKVPQETMAAQGLQCIRRTIPGGGKYYFITNTGKQRVDSLVNISTAADHVALFDPMQGRQGRAVVQKETGGQTAVYLQLNPGESCVLQTAAKSPGGEVFPYYGATGKAIKIEGTWNVSFISGGPVLPAATTTTQLTSWTEWPGEEVKKFSGTAVYKITFAEPAAETDYFLLDLGNVQESAEVFLNGKRIATLIGPVFQTVIWAGDLKASNLLEIRVTNGMANRIADMDKKGVGWKKFYNTNFPARLPANRGADGLFTAVNWTPKASGLTTEVTLTPIVFIDKLKIKQPDPSRIIE, from the coding sequence ATGAAAAAATTATCATTCATTGCCTGTTTGCTTCTTGTTACTGCCGTGCAGGCGCAGATCAAATGGCCAGCCATTACCCAAACTGCCAAACCCTGGACACGCTGGTGGTGGGAGGGCAGTGCTGTCAATAAAGCCGGTCTCAGCGGTTTGATGCGGCAATACCAGGAGGCTGGTCTCGGTGGATTGGAAATAACACCTATCTATGGTGTGCGGGGTGCCGAACAGCAATTCATTCCTTTCCTCTCCACGAAATGGGTGGGTATGCTGGAATATACCTTACAGGAAGCGAAACGCCTCAATATGGGCATCGACATGGCCACTGGTACCGGCTGGCCCTTTGGCGGTCCCTGGGTTACACCCGAAGATGCCTGTAAAAATGTGAACCTGAAAACATGGAACCTCAAAGGAGGTGAACAGCTTACAGAGAAAATTACCTTTACCCAACAACCGCTGGTGCGTACCGTGAGCGGTAAACCGGTAGATATAAAAACATTGACCTGGCCCATTGCTACCAATAAGAACCTGCAGGAATATGCTTTTGACCAGGTACGTTATGAAAAGCAACTGCCAGTGACCCTGTTGATGGGGTATGATGAGCAAGGGAATAGCCAGGACCTTACTGCTAAAGTAAGTGCCGACGGAACACTTAACTGGACAGCGCCTGTGGGCAACTGGACCCTGTATGGGTTGTTCCAGGGATGGCATGGTAAAATGGTTGAACGTGCTGCGCCCGGCGGCGAGGGAGATGTAATAGACCACTTTTCCTTACCGGCCTTGCAACATTACCTGCAATACTTTGATAAAGCCTTTGCCGGTAAAGGTGTAAAAGGCATCCGCTCCTTTTTCAATGACTCGTATGAAGTGGATGATGCGCGCGGGCAAGCCAACTGGACACCGGGTATACTGCAGGCCTTTCAGCAACGGCGCGGCTACGATCTCCGGAAAGAACTGCCTGCTCTCTATGGCAAGGATACCAAAGAGAAGAACGAGCGGGTGTTGAGCGACTACCGGCAAACCATTTCTGAATTACTGCTGGAAAAATTCACTACACCCTGGCACAGTTGGGCCAAAGCAAAAGGGGCGCTCATCCGCAACCAGTCGCACGGTTCACCGGCCAATATCTTAGACCTCTATGGCGCTATTGATATTCCGGAAACAGAAGGCACTGATATCTTACGGTTTAAATTTGCTACTTCCACGGCACATGTGATGGGCAAGCCATTGGCCTCCGCAGAAGCTGCCACCTGGCTCAATGAACATTTTCTGTCTACCCTGGGCGATGTGAAGCTGGCATTGGACAAATACTTCGTTGGTGGAGTGAACCATATCTTCTATCATGGCACCAACTACTCTCCTAAAGATGATCCCTGGCCGGGCTGGTTATTCTATGCCGCCGTACACTTCCATCCCAACAATCCCTTCTGGAAAGATTTCCCAACACTCAATCAATACGTAGCGCGTTGCCAGTCGTTCCTGCAGGCCGGTAAACCGGATAATGATGTGTTATTGTACTTCCCCATCTACGACCGTTTTGCCGAACCGGGCCGCGACCTCCTGCATCACTTCGATGGCATGGAAGGTTTTGAGAACACTGATTTTAAAAACAGCGCTGCCTGGATGCTGGAAAAGGGTTATGCTTTTGACATATTCTCCGATAAGCAACTGCAACAGGTAAAGAACAATGGTACAGGCTTATTGTCGGGTGGTAATGCTTACAAGACCATCTTGCTGGCTGAAACCAAATACCTGCCGCTGGAAACCCTGCAAAAGCTGGTAACATTGGCACAGAACGGCGCCACGGTTATAGTACATAAAACATTACCCGGTGATGTACCTGGTTATGGAACACTTGATAAACGCCAGGCTGCCTTTAAGAACTTGTTGGCCCAATTAAAGTTTACAAGGGCCAATGGTATGCAACAGGCAGTTCTTGGTAAAGGGAAGTTTATACTGGGTGATAATCTTCAACAACTGTTGACCGCTGCGAAAGTACCGCAGGAAACCATGGCAGCACAAGGATTACAGTGTATACGCAGAACGATACCCGGCGGCGGTAAATATTATTTCATTACCAATACGGGCAAGCAACGCGTGGATAGCCTGGTGAACATCAGCACTGCTGCTGACCATGTTGCGCTGTTCGATCCCATGCAGGGAAGGCAGGGAAGGGCGGTTGTGCAGAAAGAGACCGGTGGACAGACCGCTGTTTACCTGCAACTCAACCCGGGCGAAAGTTGCGTGTTGCAAACAGCAGCCAAATCTCCGGGTGGTGAGGTCTTCCCTTATTATGGTGCTACCGGTAAAGCCATTAAGATCGAAGGCACCTGGAATGTGTCATTCATCAGCGGTGGGCCCGTATTGCCTGCAGCTACTACCACTACACAGCTCACTTCCTGGACCGAATGGCCGGGAGAAGAAGTAAAGAAGTTTTCTGGTACGGCTGTCTATAAAATAACATTTGCGGAGCCTGCTGCAGAAACGGATTACTTCCTGCTGGATCTGGGCAACGTACAGGAATCGGCCGAAGTATTCCTGAATGGCAAACGGATAGCCACCTTAATAGGCCCGGTATTCCAAACAGTGATTTGGGCGGGTGATCTGAAAGCCAGTAACCTGCTGGAAATAAGAGTAACCAATGGCATGGCCAACCGCATTGCCGATATGGATAAAAAAGGAGTGGGTTGGAAGAAATTTTACAATACCAACTTCCCGGCCAGGCTGCCGGCCAACCGCGGAGCGGACGGATTATTCACGGCCGTGAACTGGACACCAAAGGCTTCCGGGCTGACAACAGAGGTTACACTTACGCCAATCGTGTTTATAGATAAGCTGAAAATTAAGCAACCGGACCCGTCGCGTATAATAGAATAA
- a CDS encoding nuclear transport factor 2 family protein has protein sequence MRIKLMSLLFMVNLITMTVTAQSKDEAAVAAAVETLRQAMVSGEKASLEKIADDKLSYGHSGGKIEDKAAFVEAIASGKSDFVSIDLTEQTITVSGDVAVVRHKLAAQTNDGGNPGSVKLAILTVWKKQGKEWKLLARQAVKLV, from the coding sequence ATGCGTATCAAACTAATGAGCTTGTTATTCATGGTAAACCTTATCACTATGACTGTTACAGCACAAAGCAAAGACGAAGCAGCCGTGGCTGCTGCCGTAGAAACACTCCGGCAAGCGATGGTCAGTGGCGAAAAAGCATCCCTGGAAAAAATAGCAGATGATAAATTAAGCTATGGCCATTCCGGCGGTAAGATAGAAGACAAGGCGGCTTTTGTGGAAGCCATTGCCAGTGGCAAATCTGACTTTGTGTCGATTGACCTGACTGAGCAAACCATCACCGTATCGGGCGATGTGGCCGTTGTACGTCACAAGCTGGCCGCACAAACCAATGATGGCGGTAATCCCGGCTCTGTAAAACTGGCCATCCTTACTGTATGGAAAAAACAGGGAAAAGAATGGAAACTGCTGGCCAGGCAGGCAGTGAAATTAGTCTGA
- a CDS encoding family 43 glycosylhydrolase: MRVVCIIILIHFSCLAYTQQAAPKPLYRDPVYDGAADPVVIWNPAIKKWWMFYTNRRATMPDSSGVKWVHGTRIGIAESDDGIHWKYKDTANINYRPDAGYTFWAPDIIEHNGTWHMYLTYVPGIFADWNHPRNIVHCTSKDLLNWQYESTLSLVNDKVIDASVYRLPDGNWRLWYNNEKDGKSIWYADSKDLYHWEDKGKAIAARGEGPKVFRWKDQYWMVVDVWKGMDIYNSADLLQWKKQNTRILEEPGTGAEDQAIGGHADVVVNDDKVYLYYFTHPGRRKDKPAPRGSVDDKRTLIQLAMLEYKDGELTCDRNKPVYDKLKPKKKGR; encoded by the coding sequence ATGAGAGTAGTTTGTATCATTATATTGATTCACTTCAGTTGTTTGGCTTATACCCAGCAGGCCGCTCCCAAACCATTGTACCGCGATCCGGTATATGATGGTGCAGCCGATCCGGTGGTGATCTGGAACCCGGCCATAAAGAAATGGTGGATGTTCTATACCAACCGCCGTGCTACCATGCCCGACTCCTCCGGCGTAAAGTGGGTGCATGGCACCCGGATAGGCATTGCTGAATCGGATGATGGCATTCACTGGAAATACAAGGATACGGCCAATATCAATTACCGGCCCGATGCAGGTTACACTTTCTGGGCGCCGGATATTATAGAACACAACGGTACCTGGCATATGTACCTTACCTATGTGCCCGGCATTTTCGCCGACTGGAACCATCCCCGCAACATTGTGCACTGCACCAGTAAGGATTTACTCAACTGGCAATATGAATCTACCCTGTCACTCGTAAATGATAAAGTGATAGACGCTTCTGTATATCGCTTGCCGGACGGCAACTGGCGTTTGTGGTACAACAATGAAAAAGATGGTAAGTCTATCTGGTATGCCGATAGCAAAGACCTGTACCACTGGGAAGATAAAGGAAAAGCCATTGCTGCAAGAGGGGAAGGACCCAAAGTCTTCCGCTGGAAAGACCAATACTGGATGGTCGTAGATGTATGGAAAGGAATGGATATCTATAACTCTGCCGACCTGTTGCAATGGAAAAAGCAAAACACCCGCATACTGGAAGAGCCGGGTACGGGTGCAGAAGACCAGGCCATCGGCGGCCATGCCGATGTGGTGGTGAATGATGACAAAGTGTACTTATACTATTTCACGCATCCCGGCAGGAGGAAGGATAAACCTGCTCCGCGGGGAAGTGTTGATGATAAACGCACCCTTATACAACTGGCCATGCTGGAATACAAGGATGGTGAGCTCACCTGCGACCGCAATAAGCCGGTATATGATAAGCTGAAGCCAAAGAAGAAGGGGAGATAG
- a CDS encoding glycoside hydrolase family 2 protein, with amino-acid sequence MNFHRTISAMLFMAITATTAGQEKEIKYLSGTDKDHTISWDFYCTAGRKSGSWTTIQVPSCWEQQGFGAYNYGRDYKTYGRNFRFAEEKGMYRHQFTVPSAWKNKEVFIVFEGAMTDAEVKINGQLAGAVHQGAFYRFKYNITDKLLAGKPNKLEVTVSKMSADESVNNAERLADYWIFGGIFRPVYLEAVPKEYIDYTAIDARADGSFAMNILLKNIRLSRQLTAIIKDAAGKTVATIRQPVKANDSLVKLTTQVNNPQLWTAETPHLYTVQVVLGNGTQPGYQTKERFGFRTIEIRKGDGIYLNGVQIKMKGINRHVFWPETGRTVSPAIDLADIQLIKEMNMNAVRCSHYPPDKRFLELCDSLGLYVLDELAGWQKAYSTKAGAPLVKEMVTRDANHPSIIFWSNGNEGGHNKELDDDYGLYDLSNRPVTHAHHRPGNTFNGIDCNHYEDYYSSRNILNGPDIYMPTEFLHCQDDGGGGAALHDFWELHWQAKKSGGGFLWALVDEGIVRTDFNGRIDVNGVNAPDGVVGPHREKEGSFYAIREIFSPVKIPVTTLTADFTGSLPVENRYHFTNLSQCRFNWQLVNYTKPFSGQSGVTILQKGTANSPAIAATQSGSLSLNLPADWKNHDALTVIAIDPSGKEVYRRSYNIKSNEQLLGSVISTNTDSVNVAETDSTLALRSAGITLSFSKKNGQLTGVTNAASNNLLFRNGPVLVGGEATFSAIKQSPSGNNRVVEITYTGNLKYARWTMHPGGWVSLDYEYSLQGSYALAGISFSYPENFVLSAKWLGKGPYRVWKNRLQGVTNNVWENMYNNTQTGSYPWNFPEFKGYFADITWMELNTVEGKFLVASKDTGLYVRLFNFYGLSGIQPHPALPAGDISFLDAIPPIGTKLALNISTNTTNLGPAGEFTKFNGPVKRTLWFYFGLPKPEDQRRQFTMPSVNDLF; translated from the coding sequence ATGAATTTTCATCGCACCATAAGCGCCATGCTCTTCATGGCCATTACCGCCACTACAGCCGGTCAGGAAAAAGAGATCAAATACCTCTCCGGCACAGATAAGGATCACACCATAAGCTGGGATTTTTATTGCACCGCAGGTCGTAAAAGCGGCTCCTGGACAACCATACAAGTGCCTTCCTGCTGGGAACAGCAGGGATTTGGGGCTTATAATTATGGACGTGATTATAAAACCTATGGCCGTAATTTCCGCTTTGCGGAAGAGAAGGGCATGTACCGGCACCAATTCACCGTACCGTCAGCCTGGAAAAATAAAGAGGTCTTCATCGTTTTTGAAGGGGCAATGACGGATGCCGAAGTAAAGATCAACGGGCAACTGGCAGGCGCTGTGCACCAGGGCGCTTTCTACCGTTTCAAATACAATATCACCGATAAGCTGTTGGCCGGCAAGCCCAATAAGCTGGAAGTGACGGTAAGCAAAATGTCGGCCGATGAATCGGTGAACAATGCAGAGCGCCTGGCCGATTACTGGATCTTCGGAGGCATCTTCCGTCCTGTATACCTCGAAGCAGTACCCAAAGAGTATATTGATTATACCGCTATAGATGCGCGGGCCGATGGCAGCTTTGCCATGAATATATTACTAAAAAATATCCGGCTGTCCCGGCAACTGACGGCCATCATCAAAGATGCAGCCGGTAAAACAGTAGCTACCATACGGCAACCGGTAAAAGCGAATGACTCGCTGGTAAAACTCACTACCCAGGTAAACAATCCGCAATTATGGACAGCCGAAACGCCTCACCTGTATACGGTGCAGGTAGTGCTGGGCAATGGTACGCAACCCGGCTACCAAACCAAAGAACGTTTTGGATTCCGCACCATAGAAATACGTAAAGGCGATGGTATCTACCTCAATGGTGTGCAAATAAAAATGAAGGGGATCAATCGCCATGTCTTCTGGCCCGAGACCGGTCGTACGGTAAGCCCGGCTATTGACCTCGCCGATATACAGCTCATCAAGGAAATGAACATGAACGCCGTGCGTTGTTCCCACTATCCGCCCGATAAACGTTTCCTGGAACTATGCGATTCACTGGGCCTGTATGTACTGGATGAACTGGCCGGCTGGCAAAAAGCCTACAGCACCAAAGCAGGCGCGCCACTGGTAAAAGAAATGGTGACCCGTGATGCCAACCATCCTTCCATCATCTTCTGGAGCAATGGCAATGAAGGTGGACACAATAAAGAACTGGATGATGATTACGGATTGTATGACCTGAGCAATCGCCCGGTGACCCATGCGCATCATCGTCCCGGTAATACCTTTAACGGTATTGATTGCAATCATTATGAAGATTACTACAGCAGCAGGAACATCCTGAATGGCCCGGATATTTACATGCCTACCGAATTCCTGCATTGCCAGGATGATGGTGGCGGCGGGGCAGCCCTGCATGATTTCTGGGAGCTGCATTGGCAGGCTAAAAAATCGGGCGGTGGTTTCCTCTGGGCGCTGGTAGATGAGGGGATCGTGCGTACGGATTTTAACGGTCGTATTGATGTGAATGGTGTCAATGCACCCGACGGCGTAGTAGGCCCTCACCGCGAAAAAGAAGGCAGCTTTTATGCCATCCGCGAAATATTCTCACCGGTTAAAATACCGGTCACTACATTGACGGCTGATTTTACCGGCAGCCTGCCGGTGGAGAACCGTTATCATTTTACCAACCTCAGCCAATGCCGGTTCAACTGGCAACTGGTCAACTATACCAAACCCTTCAGCGGACAATCCGGCGTTACCATCTTACAAAAGGGTACGGCCAATAGTCCGGCTATTGCAGCCACGCAATCAGGCAGCTTGTCATTAAATCTGCCTGCTGATTGGAAAAACCATGATGCGCTCACTGTCATTGCCATTGATCCCTCCGGCAAAGAGGTCTATCGCCGTAGCTATAACATCAAAAGCAATGAACAGTTGCTGGGCAGTGTGATCTCTACCAATACCGATTCGGTGAACGTGGCAGAGACCGATTCCACCCTGGCCTTACGCTCGGCAGGCATCACCCTTTCTTTCAGCAAGAAGAACGGGCAACTCACCGGCGTTACCAATGCCGCCAGTAATAACCTTTTATTCCGCAATGGTCCTGTATTGGTGGGTGGTGAAGCTACTTTTAGCGCTATCAAACAATCACCCAGTGGTAACAACAGGGTGGTGGAAATTACTTATACCGGTAATCTGAAATATGCCCGCTGGACCATGCACCCCGGTGGATGGGTAAGCCTTGATTATGAATACAGCCTGCAAGGCAGTTATGCATTGGCGGGTATTAGTTTCAGTTACCCGGAGAACTTTGTATTGAGCGCCAAATGGCTGGGCAAGGGTCCTTACCGGGTATGGAAGAACCGCCTGCAGGGTGTTACCAATAATGTGTGGGAGAACATGTACAACAACACCCAAACGGGCAGCTATCCCTGGAACTTTCCGGAATTCAAAGGATATTTTGCTGATATCACCTGGATGGAACTGAATACGGTAGAAGGTAAATTCCTGGTGGCGAGTAAGGATACTGGTTTATATGTAAGGCTGTTTAATTTTTATGGACTGTCGGGCATACAGCCTCATCCGGCACTGCCCGCAGGGGATATCTCTTTCCTCGATGCCATTCCACCGATTGGTACCAAGCTGGCTTTGAACATCAGTACCAATACCACCAACCTGGGCCCGGCGGGTGAGTTTACAAAATTCAACGGTCCGGTAAAACGTACCCTCTGGTTCTATTTCGGTCTGCCCAAACCCGAAGACCAGCGCAGGCAGTTTACCATGCCTTCGGTGAATGATTTATTTTAA